A portion of the Manihot esculenta cultivar AM560-2 chromosome 2, M.esculenta_v8, whole genome shotgun sequence genome contains these proteins:
- the LOC110609956 gene encoding uncharacterized protein LOC110609956: MNFFFAFMVVWRFQPSLRRSRCIRSRYQCIEDLPPNKIYHLQVVMGDPKEKICEESADDLLVMLSALLRGILLGSATQFPVIIVKVKTASSLMEEA; the protein is encoded by the exons atgaattttttttttgcctttATG GTGGTTTGGAGGTTCCAGCCTTCACTGCGGCGATCGAGGTGCATTAGAAGCAGATACCAATGCATTGAGGATTTACCGCCAAACAAAAT CTATCACTTACAAGTGGTTATGGGGGATCCAAAGGAGAAGATTTGTGAAGAATCTGCGGATGATTTGCTTGTGATGCTTTCGGCCCTATTAAGAG GAATATTATTGGGAAGTGCCACACAATTTCCTGTCATTATAGTCAAGGTCAAGACTGCTTCGTCGTTAATGGAAGAG GCCTAA